The following coding sequences lie in one Acipenser ruthenus chromosome 47, fAciRut3.2 maternal haplotype, whole genome shotgun sequence genomic window:
- the LOC117401206 gene encoding ankyrin repeat domain-containing protein 34B, translating to MGEPRGLLADQSPLIKAAWQGKLRLVRLLVEGGAQVNERNEKGETALMVACRARQGEQPGGSSREKLVKYLLEQGADPQVQDKAGRTALMHGCLEKAGPEVAALLLGAGADPGLEDYGGASALVHALNARDKDTLRRLLDACRDSGRDVLIISKDLSPSGRPVTRQYLNVPPSPVPERSASPVSCMSPSDIELKTGSPGSETEGEGGGGNVFNFKGTSPKSSPPLEKPKTRSPHPHLLRLRSEPWLAIHNLRELRSSSEESLRQGGLEQQQQGPAPWLPGMPSPRRASLSRIHSMDSADTPRAPKGLVGRVPRKPSSFEKLPSSLVLSRRNTLPTMQDQALLQLPCLTGQQQCCSDSHLPTVPGEAEAHRQSRRAHQAAHSVHRLHSVSTESPDGAPGLDLPGKRRQEQARPGFLPPLLQQLLLSPDGVLQRR from the coding sequence ATGGGAGAGCCGCGGGGGCTCCTCGCGGACCAGAGCCCCCTGATCAAAGCCGCCTGGCAGGGCAAGCTGCGCCTGGTCAGGCTGCTGGTGGAAGGGGGAGCCCAGGTGAACGAGCGCAACGAGAAAGGGGAGACGGCGCTGATGGTGGCCTGCAGAGCCAGGCAGGGGGAGCAGCCCGGCGGGAGCAGCAGGGAGAAGCTGGTCAAGTACCTGCTGGAGCAGGGAGCCGACCCGCAGGTCCAGGACAAGGCGGGGCGCACCGCTCTGATGCATGGCTGCCTGGAGAAGGCCGGCCCCGAGGTGGCTGCGCTGCTGCTGGGCGCCGGGGCCGACCCCGGGCTGGAGGATTACGGCGGGGCCTCCGCCCTCGTCCACGCCCTCAACGCCCGGGATAAGGACACCCTGCGGAggctgctggacgcctgcagggACAGCGGCCGCGACGTCCTCATCATCTCCAAGGACCTGAGCCCCTCGGGACGGCCCGTCACCCGGCAGTACCTGAACGTGCCCCCCTCGCCCGTCCCGGAGAGGAGTGCCTCCCCCGTGTCCTGCATGTCCCCCTCCGACATCGAGCTCAAGACGGGGTCCCCCGGTTCCGAGACGGAAGGGGAGGGTGGTGGGGGGAACGTCTTCAATTTCAAGGGGACTTCGCCCAAGTCCTCTCCGCCACTGGAGAAGCCCAAAACCAGGTCACCACACCCCCACCTCCTGCGCCTCAGATCGGAGCCCTGGCTGGCCATCCACAACCTGCGGGAGCTCCGCAGCTCCTCCGAGGAGAGCTTGAGGCAGGGGGGtctggagcagcagcagcagggcccgGCCCCCTGGCTCCCCGGCATGCCCTCGCCGCGGAGGGCTTCTCTCAGCAGGATCCACAGCATGGACTCGGCTGACACCCCCCGGGCTCCGAAGGGGCTGGTGGGAAGGGTGCCCCGGAAACCCTCCTCCTTCGAGAAGCTGCCTTCCTCCCTGGTCCTGAGCCGCAGAAACACCCTCCCCACCATGCAGGACCAGGCCCTGCTCCAGCTGCCCTGCCTGACTGGACAGCAGCAGTGCTGCTCCGACTCCCACCTCCCCACCGTCCCAGGAGAGGCCGAGGCTCACCGGCAGAGCAGGAGGGCTCACCAGGCAGCCCATTCCGTGCACCGCCTGCACTCCGTCTCCACAGAGTCTCCCGATGGGGCACCGGGGCTGGACTTGCCAGGGAAGAGGAGGCAGGAGCAGGCCCGTCCAGgcttcctccctcccctcctccagcAGCTCCTCCTCTCTCCAGATGGGGTGCTCCAGCGCAGGTAA
- the LOC117401487 gene encoding inositol-3-phosphate synthase 1-A-like, whose translation METPIKIEGPNVKYSEKYIESQYPYHSSEVSLENGTYKVKPSTTHFTFRTERKVPKLGVMLVGWGGNNGTTVTAAVLANKLGMTWRTKTGVQNANYLGSLLQSSTVCLGTGPQGDVYVPFGRLLPMVHPNDIVFDGWDISSMDLAAAMERAQVLDWSLQEQLRPHMEKLKPRPSIYFPKFIAANQEERADNVIQGTQQEQLEQVRRDIRDFKQKSGVDKVVVLWTANTERFCDVIAGVHDTAHNLLKAIEIGAEVSPSTLFAVASILEGCAYINGSPQNTFVPGAVELAVQRRVFIGGDDFKSGQTKIKSVLVDFLVGAGLKPTSIVSYNHLGNNDGMNLSAPQQFRSKEISKSNVVDDMVKSNPVLYRPDEKPDHCVVIKYVPYVGDSKRAMDEYISEIMMGGTNTIAMHNTCEDSLLASPLILDLVILTELCQRISFCTESQPEFQGFHSVLSILSYLCKAPLVPEGTPVVNALFKQRACIENTMRACLGLPPQNHMLLEHKMQRSSQCSKPGVTDAVSKKLSALSNGHVQNGLVKLHGH comes from the exons ATGGAAACACCGATTAAGATTGAAGGACCCAACGTGAAGTACAGTGAGAAGTACATCGAGTCTCAGTACCCGTACCACAGCTCGGAGGTCTCGCTGGAGAATGGCACTTACAAG GTCAAGCCCTCCACCACCCACTTCACGTTCCGCACGGAGAGGAAGGTGCCCAAGCTGGGGGTCATGCTGGTGGGCTGGGGAGGCAACAACGGGACCACGGTCACTGCCGCCGTGCTGGCCAACAAGCTGGGAATGACATGGAGAACCAAGACCGGGGTGCAG AATGCAAACTACCTGGGCTCACTGCTGCAGTCCTCCACGGTGTGCCTGGGCACGGGCCCGCAGGGCGACGTCTACGTGCCGTTCGGGAGGCTGCTGCCCATGGTGCACCCCAACGACATCGTCTTTGATG GCTGGGATATCTCCTCCATGGATCTGGCCGCTGCTATGGAGCGCGCTCAGGTGCTGGACTGGTCCCTGCAGGAGCAGCTCCGCCCTCACATGGAAAAGCTGAAACCCAGACCCTCCATCTACTTCCCCAAGTTCATCGCAGCCAACCAGGAAGAGCGGGCCGACAACGTCATCCAGGGGACCCAGCAAGAGCAG CTGGAGCAGGTGCGGCGGGATATCCGTGATTTCAAGCAGAAGAGCGGCGTGGACAAGGTGGTGGTGCTGTGGACCGCGAACACGGAGCGCTTCTGTGACGTCATCGCGGGCGTCCATGACACGGCACACAACCTGCTCAAGGCCATCGAG ATCGGAGCGgaggtctccccctccaccctgTTTGCGGTGGCCAGTATCCTGGAGGGCTGCGCCTACATCAACGGCTCCCCGCAGAACACCTTTGTCCCGGGGGCGGTGGAGCTGGCCGTGCAGCGCAGAGTCTTCATCGGGGGAGACGACTTCAAATCCGGCCAGACCAAGATCAAGTCCGTGCTGGTGGACTTCCTCGTGGGCGCGGGGCtcaag CCCACCTCCATCGTGAGCTACAACCACCTGGGCAACAACGATGGCATGAACCTGTCCGCCCCGCAGCAGTTCCGCTCCAAGGAGATCTCCAAGAGCAACGTGGTGGACGACATGGTGAAGTCAAACCCTGTGCTGTACCGTCCGGACGAGAAGCCAGACCACTGC GTGGTGATCAAGTACGTGCCCTACGTGGGAGACAGCAAGCGAGCCATGGACGAGTACATCTCAGAGATCATGATGGGAGGGACCAACACCATCGCCATGCACAACACCTGCGAG gACTCCCTGCTAGCCAGCCCCCTCATCCTGGACCTGGTGATCCTGAcagagctgtgtcagcgcatctCGTTCTGCACGGAGTCCCAGCCAGAGTTCCAGGGCTTCCACAGCGTTCTCTCCATCCTGAGCTACCTGTGCAAGGCACCGCTGGTCCCGGAGGGCACGCCCGTCGTCAACGCCCTGTTCAAGCAGCGCGCCTGCATTGAGAACACCATGCG GGCCTGCCTGGGTCTGCCCCCTCAGAACCACATGCTGCTGGAGCACAAGATGCAGAGGAGCTCTCAGTGCAGCAAGCCTGGCGTCACTGACGCCGTTTCCAAGAAGCTGTCAGCCCTCAGCAACGGGCACGTCCAGAACGGCCTGGTCAAGCTCCACGGGCATTAG